The genomic stretch CGGAGACCGCCGGCGCGCAGGTCCCTGGGATCGGCCAGGATCCCGGTGCCGCGCTCTTCAACTGGGACGTCGACGAAGTGCAGGGCTCGACGGTCCAGAAGCGGGACATCGCCAAGGCGTACGAGCAGGCCATCGAACACCTCGAGGAGGGCCGGTGCCGAGACGCCCTGAGCAAGTTCGACTACGTCCTCGATTTCGTCGACGACAATCCGACCGTGTACTACGCCGCGGCGACCGCCGCGCGCTGTGCAGGCTCCTTCCGGTCGGCGACCGGACTCTACGAGAGTACGATCGAGTTCGATCCCAAGAACTGGGACGCCTATCGCTATCTCGGCATCTCCCACCTCGCCCTCGGCGACCTCGAGGGCGCCACGGATGCGCTGGGAGAGCTCGATCTCGCGAAGGAAGACTGCGCCGGGACGTGCGCTCCCGAGCTCGAGTCTGCGTACGCTTCGTTGCGCGAGGTCGTGCAGAAGGCGCAGAAACTCCTGAGCACGAACTGATCAGTGGGCCGTGGCGCCGTCGGCGCGCTCCGGTGGTTGCGACAGGACGCGCCGCTAGACCCCGTAGTGATCGCGGATCGTCTTGAGCGAGAGGCGGTCCGAGAGGAAGCGCTTGCCCAGCCCGACGAGGAGCGCCTCGCGGCCGACCGGGTAGCGGAGCTTCGGCTTGCGGGCGGTGAGCGCCTGCTCGACGGCGTCGGCCACGACCTCGGGGCCGGGGCTCTTCGGGAAGGACTCGCGGATCGTCTTCTCCGACGTCGCCATGCGTTCCGCGTAGGGCGAGTCGGGCGCGACGTCGCCCCAGTCCATCACGTCGTTGAAGTTCGTGTTGATGTCGCCGGGCTCGATCAGCGAGACGTGGAGGTGGTAGGGCGCCACCTCGTTCGCGAGGGCGAACGCGACGCTCTCGATCGCGGCCTTGGTCGCGGAGTAGTGGGCCTGGAAGGGAATCGGGGCTCGCCCGGCGAGGGAGCCCACGAGGAGGATCCGGCCCGCGTCGCGCGCGCGCATCCGGGCGAGCACGGGCGTCAGGACCCGAAGCACACCGAAGAAGTTCGTCTCGAACTGCGCCCGCGCCCGCTCGAGGCTCGTCTCCTCGACCGAGCCGTAGATCCCGAAGCCGGCGTTGCAGACGAGGCCGTCGAGGCAGTCGACGCGGTCGTGGATCGCGGCGAGACCGGCCGCGACCGAGGCGTCGTCGCAGACGTCCATCGCGATCCACTCGATCCCGTTCGCGTCGGGACCTTCCTCGGGGCGGGGCTTCCGGCTCGTGCCGAACACGCGCCAGCCGCGCGCGGCCATCCGTTCGGCCATCGCGGCCCCGAGACCCGAGGACGCGCCGGTGACGAGGACGGACTTCTGCGGCTCCATCATGGGCTCCCTCTCACCCGTCCCGGCGCAGGTTCCGCTGCAGCAGGAGGGGCAGGATGATCGGCCAGGCGAAGATCAGCGGATGCCGCCTTTGTCGCTCGGTCAGCTCGATCTCGTGCCCGGCGTGCCGCTCGAGCTTCCAGAGCACGTAGGGTACCCAATCCCCGAACGTGAACGCGGTCTTGAAGAGGCGCGCGAGGCCGAGGGTCCGCGACGTGATCCGCATCAGCCGCCAGCGCAGGCGCATCGATCGGAGTCGCGCGGGCGCGACGGTGATCGAGAACGAGCGCGGGTGCTCCATCGCTTCGTCGACGAAGCGGGTGCGCGCGAGCACGTGGAAGGCGAGTCGACCGAGCTCGTCGTAGCGCACTTCGTCGGCGCGGTAGTTGCCGACGATCGTGTCGTCGGCCTCCGGGCGCCGCTCGCTGTCGTAGGTCGTCCGGAACGCCGTCTGCCAGAACGCGGAGAGGGAGAAGCGGAGCAGTCCCGACTGGTCCGGCAGGTGGCAGAAGAGGCGGGCCACGAAGGTCACGACCGACTGGG from bacterium encodes the following:
- a CDS encoding SDR family NAD(P)-dependent oxidoreductase, producing the protein MMEPQKSVLVTGASSGLGAAMAERMAARGWRVFGTSRKPRPEEGPDANGIEWIAMDVCDDASVAAGLAAIHDRVDCLDGLVCNAGFGIYGSVEETSLERARAQFETNFFGVLRVLTPVLARMRARDAGRILLVGSLAGRAPIPFQAHYSATKAAIESVAFALANEVAPYHLHVSLIEPGDINTNFNDVMDWGDVAPDSPYAERMATSEKTIRESFPKSPGPEVVADAVEQALTARKPKLRYPVGREALLVGLGKRFLSDRLSLKTIRDHYGV